A part of Acropora palmata chromosome 6, jaAcrPala1.3, whole genome shotgun sequence genomic DNA contains:
- the LOC141884321 gene encoding uncharacterized protein LOC141884321 isoform X1: MDDYPGESRFKIFTEQQTILEYPNMKIYQLIVLGALFLAQQRFFAHCIFLPWFSSKNDSDGFKIPMSLVDMDRGGEKLRELKNITRRVSLDARCFSEDSDDMPISFAFHKNLPYAYLHTGKSKHLQIQGMIPGLLSDILDYCCPGGAKKVQFAKLLRKPADAEDRITSEMVNEYDFTFPIHAPATSRSFRDHPFIPLVRVPSVVFLAYDGNERTSKTHAIATTILKAWPIMVFILLTATFSGIIIWFLDHRQNPQEFPQSFLKGIWEGFWWALVTMTTVGYGDRSPKSTLGRVFCIFWIITGLIIISIFIAMVTAALAAATHPHFPIHGSLIGVVNGSEEYQLGVLMNAEMKIFQKVYDITVALLKSEIDGAFFDSFMITAHLNLIKDHPGFRVERTIEHPVTYGMVLAGNSSKMEACARRYVENYPRKVFQRIAHHLKPLKNPNDEISQEVKAAEGLFYEEGTFKLIVYCGLGILAFLSIAGLIYEFAVKKYLLAKQTANENSYHNVEMANRPNSEEPSREGEFDELLQDYKSFHDSWVERCKKLQGKPLHGC, encoded by the exons ATGGATGACTACCCAGGGGAATCCCGCTTTAAGATATTTACAGAACAGCAAACG attCTTGAATATCCAAACATGAAGATTTATCAGCTTATTGTGCTcggcgctctttttctcgccCAGCAACGTTTCTTTGCGCATTGCATATTTCTTCCTTGGTTTAGTAGCAAGAACGATTCCGATGGATTCAAAATCCCAATGTCATTGGTTGACATGGACAGAGGAGGCGAAAAGCTTCGAGAGCTGAAGAACATTACAAGACGAGTCTCGTTGGATGCGAGATGTTTTAGTGAAGATTCAGATGACATGCCAATATCATTTGCTTTTCACAAGAATCTCCCGTACGCCTATTTGCATACTGGCAAATCCAAACACTTGCAAATCCAAGGCATGATCCCTGGTTTGCTATCAGATATCCTAGATTACTGTTGTCCTGGCGGGGCGAAAAAGGTTCAATTTGCGAAGCTTTTACGAAAACCAGCCGATGCAGAGGACCGTATTACGAGTGAAATGGTGAACGAGTATGATTTTACATTCCCAATCCATGCCCCTGCCACGTCCCGCTCTTTTCGGGATCACCCCTTTATTCCACTCGTGCGGGTACCAAGTGTGGTGTTCCTGGCGTATGATGGAAACGAAAGGACGAGCAAGACTCACGCCATTGCCACAACAATTCTGAAGGCTTGGCCGATCATGGTGTTCATTCTCCTGACAGCTACGTTTTCAGGAATAATCATTTGGTTCTTG GATCATCGTCAAAATCCTCAGGAGTTCCCTCAGTCGTTTTTAAAAGGAATCTGGGAAGGGTTTTGGTGGGCATTGGTTACCATGACAACAGTAGG CTACGGCGATCGCTCTCCAAAGTCCACTCTCGGACGagtgttttgtattttctggATCATCACTGGCTTGATAATAATCTCCATTTTCATCGCCATGGTAACAGCAGCTCTTGCAGCTGCGACTCATCCACACTTTCCCATCCATGGATCACTG ATTGGAGTAGTTAATGGAAGCGAAGAGTATCAACTTGGAGTGTTAATGAATGCAGAGATGAAaa TCTTTCAGAAGGTCTACGACATAACGGTTGCTTTGTTAAAGTCGGAGATAGATGGAGCATTTTTCGACAGTTTTATGATAACCGCGCACTTAAATCTCATCAAGGACCATCCGGGATTTCGAGTTGAACGCACAATTGAACACCCTGTGACGTACGGCATGGTTTTGGCAGGAAATTCTTCGAAGATGGAGGCCTGCGCAAGGCGTTATGTTGAAAACTACCCACGAAAAGTCTTCCAAAGAATTGCCCATCATTTGAAGCCACTAAAG AATCCTAACGATGAAATCAGTCAGGAGGTGAAAGCAGCCGAGGGATTATTTTACGAAGAAGGAACCTTTAAGTTGATAGTATACTGTGGACTCGGCATCTTAGCTTTCCTCAGCATTGCTGGTTTAATATACGAGTTTGCTGTGAAGAAATACCTACTCG caaaacaaacagcCAATGAGAACAGCTACCACAACGTGGAGATGGCTAACCGCCCAAACAGCGAAGAACCGAGCCGAGAGGGAGAATTCGATGAGCTACTGCAAGATTACAAGTCATTTCACGACTCATGGGTTGAACGCTGCAAGAAGCTTCAGGGGAAACCATTGCATGGTTGCTAG
- the LOC141884321 gene encoding uncharacterized protein LOC141884321 isoform X2: MKIYQLIVLGALFLAQQRFFAHCIFLPWFSSKNDSDGFKIPMSLVDMDRGGEKLRELKNITRRVSLDARCFSEDSDDMPISFAFHKNLPYAYLHTGKSKHLQIQGMIPGLLSDILDYCCPGGAKKVQFAKLLRKPADAEDRITSEMVNEYDFTFPIHAPATSRSFRDHPFIPLVRVPSVVFLAYDGNERTSKTHAIATTILKAWPIMVFILLTATFSGIIIWFLDHRQNPQEFPQSFLKGIWEGFWWALVTMTTVGYGDRSPKSTLGRVFCIFWIITGLIIISIFIAMVTAALAAATHPHFPIHGSLIGVVNGSEEYQLGVLMNAEMKIFQKVYDITVALLKSEIDGAFFDSFMITAHLNLIKDHPGFRVERTIEHPVTYGMVLAGNSSKMEACARRYVENYPRKVFQRIAHHLKPLKNPNDEISQEVKAAEGLFYEEGTFKLIVYCGLGILAFLSIAGLIYEFAVKKYLLAKQTANENSYHNVEMANRPNSEEPSREGEFDELLQDYKSFHDSWVERCKKLQGKPLHGC, from the exons ATGAAGATTTATCAGCTTATTGTGCTcggcgctctttttctcgccCAGCAACGTTTCTTTGCGCATTGCATATTTCTTCCTTGGTTTAGTAGCAAGAACGATTCCGATGGATTCAAAATCCCAATGTCATTGGTTGACATGGACAGAGGAGGCGAAAAGCTTCGAGAGCTGAAGAACATTACAAGACGAGTCTCGTTGGATGCGAGATGTTTTAGTGAAGATTCAGATGACATGCCAATATCATTTGCTTTTCACAAGAATCTCCCGTACGCCTATTTGCATACTGGCAAATCCAAACACTTGCAAATCCAAGGCATGATCCCTGGTTTGCTATCAGATATCCTAGATTACTGTTGTCCTGGCGGGGCGAAAAAGGTTCAATTTGCGAAGCTTTTACGAAAACCAGCCGATGCAGAGGACCGTATTACGAGTGAAATGGTGAACGAGTATGATTTTACATTCCCAATCCATGCCCCTGCCACGTCCCGCTCTTTTCGGGATCACCCCTTTATTCCACTCGTGCGGGTACCAAGTGTGGTGTTCCTGGCGTATGATGGAAACGAAAGGACGAGCAAGACTCACGCCATTGCCACAACAATTCTGAAGGCTTGGCCGATCATGGTGTTCATTCTCCTGACAGCTACGTTTTCAGGAATAATCATTTGGTTCTTG GATCATCGTCAAAATCCTCAGGAGTTCCCTCAGTCGTTTTTAAAAGGAATCTGGGAAGGGTTTTGGTGGGCATTGGTTACCATGACAACAGTAGG CTACGGCGATCGCTCTCCAAAGTCCACTCTCGGACGagtgttttgtattttctggATCATCACTGGCTTGATAATAATCTCCATTTTCATCGCCATGGTAACAGCAGCTCTTGCAGCTGCGACTCATCCACACTTTCCCATCCATGGATCACTG ATTGGAGTAGTTAATGGAAGCGAAGAGTATCAACTTGGAGTGTTAATGAATGCAGAGATGAAaa TCTTTCAGAAGGTCTACGACATAACGGTTGCTTTGTTAAAGTCGGAGATAGATGGAGCATTTTTCGACAGTTTTATGATAACCGCGCACTTAAATCTCATCAAGGACCATCCGGGATTTCGAGTTGAACGCACAATTGAACACCCTGTGACGTACGGCATGGTTTTGGCAGGAAATTCTTCGAAGATGGAGGCCTGCGCAAGGCGTTATGTTGAAAACTACCCACGAAAAGTCTTCCAAAGAATTGCCCATCATTTGAAGCCACTAAAG AATCCTAACGATGAAATCAGTCAGGAGGTGAAAGCAGCCGAGGGATTATTTTACGAAGAAGGAACCTTTAAGTTGATAGTATACTGTGGACTCGGCATCTTAGCTTTCCTCAGCATTGCTGGTTTAATATACGAGTTTGCTGTGAAGAAATACCTACTCG caaaacaaacagcCAATGAGAACAGCTACCACAACGTGGAGATGGCTAACCGCCCAAACAGCGAAGAACCGAGCCGAGAGGGAGAATTCGATGAGCTACTGCAAGATTACAAGTCATTTCACGACTCATGGGTTGAACGCTGCAAGAAGCTTCAGGGGAAACCATTGCATGGTTGCTAG
- the LOC141884327 gene encoding uncharacterized protein LOC141884327 translates to MTCTCERCNQKRVIDCLFVKVDVNLHIARQTQLFLKINSLSPGTMAESCWESSCEEELFLTLSTFTVKSDEYDGMGVSTSEGNGKCLEDNAGISEGNGRFRAPISSDECRRFEDS, encoded by the exons ATGACATGTACGTGTGAAAGATGCAACCAGAAACGAGTTATTGACTGTTTGTTTGTCAAGGTAGATGTCAATTTGCATATTGCTCGACAAACAcagttgtttttgaaaatcaacTCATTGTCGCCTGGAACGATGGCGGAAAGCTGCTGGGAAAGCAGTTGTGAGGAAGAGTTGTTTCTTACGCTGTCAACATTTACTGTTAAGTCGGATGAATATGATG GAATGGGTGTGTCGACGAGCGAAGGGAATGGAAAATGCTTAGAGGATAATGCTGGTATTAGTGAAG GGAATGGAAGATTTCGTGCGCCAATCTCATCTGACGAATGTCGGAGGTTTGAAGACAGCTGA